The DNA sequence CTTCCTAGCTGCAATTCACTCTTTGCAAACTCCTTGTGCTCACCATCTGCTCTGAACTTTCCAACTTTGACATTGCTTCCAGCCAATTTGTCAGCCAATTCCAAGTAAGATCCTTCCATTGCCTGGCAAAATGGGCACCATGGTGCATACATCACTACAAGCCACGGTTCCTTTCTGTTCTCCAATTTTGTCAAATTCTCTATCCCTGATCGGCTCAAAGTCACCAAATTCGATGACTCGAAAATGTCTGATTCTGCAGCAGCTCCACTTGCATTAGCTGCATCAGTGGCCTGACCATCTTCCTGTTTGATGTTTCCCTTGTGAAGACCACACTCCTTAGCTTTGGCATCCTCCCACCACCACCTTCCTTCTCTTTCGTGTTGTCCAGGTAGAACCGGCCTTGTGCATGGTTCGCAGCCAATGGAGACGTAGCCTTGAGAATGCAATGAATTCACAGGGATTTCCATGGCACGGAGGAAGTTCCAAACATCTCCACCATCAACATTTGCTACAGGGTTCCATTTCACAAGGCTGCCAACTCCACCATCCAAGCCCTCAAAAACAGGGTCGACTTGGACAACTGGGATTTCAGAACGAGTACCTGGAGATTGGTCTTTCCTCTGACCAGTAATCCAGGCTCGTAGCCCCTTAAGAGCCCTCCTCAGGGGCCTCACCTTCCTCACACGGCAGCACTCTTGGTGGCCATCTTCATAGAAAGAGAAGAGCCCTTTGCTCCTCACTAATGCCTGAACTTCAACAGAGTCTGGAAACATGTACTCAATGCGGATGCCATAGTGCTTCTCGACTGTGTCGAAAAATTGATAAGTTTCTGGGTTCAACCTCCCAGTATCCAAACTGAAAACCCTAAAGGGTCGACCAGTTAAATGTGCATACTCAATCAAAGCAACATCTTCAGCACCACTGCATAATAAAAGGTTCGGATTGATGAGGTAACCATCAAAACAGACAAGATCAAATAAATTACATCTAATTCTATCATTCAATAAGTCTAGATCATTAAAATTCTCCACATCATGTAAAATCCcatctaaatttattatttaaaaaattaaaaaaaaaaacaagaaacaaAAATTACCTGAATGCAAT is a window from the Cannabis sativa cultivar Pink pepper isolate KNU-18-1 chromosome 1, ASM2916894v1, whole genome shotgun sequence genome containing:
- the LOC115707749 gene encoding 5'-adenylylsulfate reductase 2, chloroplastic, encoding MALAVTSSSSAAISGSSFSRSTASSELKVPQIGSFRILERGQGQGQSSSLNLSQRKSAVKPINAEPRRNDSIVPSAATVSAPEVHKERIETEDFEKLAKDLENASPLEIMDKALEKFGDDIAIAFSGAEDVALIEYAHLTGRPFRVFSLDTGRLNPETYQFFDTVEKHYGIRIEYMFPDSVEVQALVRSKGLFSFYEDGHQECCRVRKVRPLRRALKGLRAWITGQRKDQSPGTRSEIPVVQVDPVFEGLDGGVGSLVKWNPVANVDGGDVWNFLRAMEIPVNSLHSQGYVSIGCEPCTRPVLPGQHEREGRWWWEDAKAKECGLHKGNIKQEDGQATDAANASGAAAESDIFESSNLVTLSRSGIENLTKLENRKEPWLVVMYAPWCPFCQAMEGSYLELADKLAGSNVKVGKFRADGEHKEFAKSELQLGSFPTILFFPKHSAQPIKYPSEKRDVDSLMAFVNALR